Proteins found in one Labrenzia sp. VG12 genomic segment:
- a CDS encoding YeiH family protein — protein MVQPLKDRVHELFPGLVIAGLVAIAAQFLNEHYGAPAMLMAILLGMPLNFLSEEQRTSAGIAFSARTLLRIGVALLGVRISVEMVQALGLPFLLLVILGVLATIGFSLMIGSLFGRDRLFSFLSGGAVAICGASAAMAIGSILPKREHAERDLAFTVITVTVLSTLAMIVYPILTSNLGLTVDETGVFLGGTIHDVAQVVGAGFSINEETGDLSTLVKLIRVTLLAPIVLIAALILRSSTGPDNARPPLMPAFVLAFLVLAALNSFGLIPETVKDMAGQVSRWALLAAIAAVGMKTSIPKLLEVGGPAIWMVVTQTVFLALFVLGGIWVIG, from the coding sequence ATGGTTCAACCATTGAAAGACCGGGTACATGAATTGTTCCCGGGCCTGGTGATCGCCGGGCTGGTCGCCATCGCGGCGCAGTTCCTGAACGAGCATTACGGGGCGCCGGCCATGTTGATGGCCATCCTGCTCGGCATGCCGCTCAACTTCCTGTCGGAAGAACAACGCACTTCTGCCGGCATTGCCTTTTCCGCCCGGACCCTGCTTCGGATCGGCGTCGCGCTGCTCGGGGTCCGCATCAGCGTGGAAATGGTGCAGGCGCTCGGACTGCCTTTCCTGCTACTGGTGATCCTGGGAGTGCTGGCAACCATCGGCTTTTCGCTGATGATCGGCAGCCTGTTCGGCCGCGATCGCCTGTTTTCGTTTCTCTCTGGCGGCGCTGTCGCCATCTGCGGTGCATCGGCGGCCATGGCCATCGGCTCGATCCTGCCGAAACGCGAACATGCGGAACGCGACCTCGCCTTCACCGTCATCACGGTGACGGTGCTGTCGACCCTGGCGATGATCGTCTACCCGATCCTGACCAGCAACCTGGGGCTCACTGTGGACGAAACCGGGGTCTTTCTCGGCGGGACAATCCATGATGTCGCTCAGGTGGTTGGTGCCGGATTTTCCATCAACGAGGAAACCGGCGATCTTTCCACGCTTGTCAAGCTGATCCGCGTGACACTGCTGGCGCCAATCGTGCTGATTGCAGCGCTTATCCTGCGCAGCAGTACCGGACCGGACAACGCCCGCCCGCCCCTGATGCCGGCCTTCGTTCTGGCGTTTCTGGTCCTGGCGGCGCTGAATTCCTTCGGCCTGATCCCGGAAACCGTCAAGGACATGGCCGGTCAGGTCTCCCGCTGGGCGCTTCTGGCGGCGATTGCAGCCGTCGGCATGAAGACCTCGATCCCCAAGCTTCTGGAAGTCGGCGGCCCGGCCATCTGGATGGTGGTCACCCAGACCGTGTTCCTGGCATTGTTTGTCCTGGGTGGTATCTGGGTCATCGGCTGA
- the metG gene encoding methionine--tRNA ligase, with amino-acid sequence MKSYITTPIYYVNGSPHIGHAFTSIMADILKRNRQALGYELMLSTGVDEHGQKNQEAAQELGMPIEDYLDMRCAEFRDVFDKLDVTYDYFVRTSRDGHKEAVAGMEQSIFDKDLIVKKNYTGTYCKGCEEFKKESDLTEDGQCPLHPTMQVEQTEETNYFLKMEPFRERLLKHIADNPDFVQPVAFRNELKQMLAEPLEDLCISRPKARVTLGVELPFDTEFVTYVWFDALANYLTNIDWPDESYAPWWEECEHLIGKDILKPHGVYWPIMLMAAGLPLPKKLSVHSHWVGAGGVKMSKSIGNVVDPIEVMDKLGVDALRWYLARHMRADSDSQISVELIAQTYEAELNNKLGNMLSRAAKFARSKFDGKLPVKGELTAEDEALRQTVLKATAGMGEWIDLADIPARTQAIITAAAELNEYIDKQAPWSLFKNEDTRERSKTVVYVALDCLRIVMEALQQVIPASAGKALATLNVTEVARPWKPELDRLPGGTELGDIQPLFPRVQ; translated from the coding sequence ATGAAAAGCTACATCACAACCCCGATCTACTACGTCAACGGTTCTCCGCATATCGGTCATGCCTTCACCTCGATCATGGCCGATATCCTGAAACGCAACCGCCAGGCGCTGGGTTATGAGCTAATGCTGTCGACCGGCGTGGACGAACATGGCCAGAAGAACCAGGAAGCAGCCCAGGAACTTGGCATGCCCATCGAGGACTATCTCGACATGCGCTGCGCCGAATTCCGGGATGTGTTCGACAAGCTCGATGTCACCTACGACTATTTCGTGCGCACCAGCCGCGACGGCCACAAGGAGGCCGTCGCCGGCATGGAGCAGTCGATCTTCGACAAGGATCTGATCGTCAAGAAGAACTACACCGGCACCTACTGCAAGGGCTGTGAAGAGTTCAAGAAGGAAAGCGATCTGACCGAGGACGGCCAGTGCCCGCTGCACCCGACCATGCAGGTCGAGCAGACCGAAGAGACGAATTACTTCCTGAAAATGGAGCCGTTCCGCGAGCGCCTCTTGAAGCATATTGCCGACAATCCGGATTTCGTGCAGCCGGTAGCCTTCAGAAACGAACTGAAGCAGATGCTGGCCGAACCGCTGGAGGATCTGTGCATCTCCCGGCCGAAGGCCCGTGTGACATTGGGCGTCGAACTGCCCTTCGACACCGAGTTCGTCACCTATGTCTGGTTCGACGCGCTTGCCAACTACCTGACCAATATCGACTGGCCGGACGAAAGCTATGCGCCCTGGTGGGAGGAATGCGAGCATCTGATCGGCAAGGATATTCTGAAGCCGCACGGGGTCTACTGGCCGATCATGCTGATGGCGGCCGGCCTGCCGCTGCCGAAGAAACTCTCCGTGCACAGCCACTGGGTCGGCGCCGGCGGTGTCAAGATGTCGAAGTCCATCGGCAATGTGGTCGACCCGATCGAGGTGATGGACAAGCTCGGCGTCGATGCCCTGCGCTGGTACCTCGCCCGGCACATGCGCGCCGACAGCGACAGCCAGATCTCGGTGGAACTGATTGCCCAGACCTATGAGGCCGAACTCAACAACAAGCTCGGCAACATGCTGTCCCGCGCCGCCAAGTTCGCCAGGTCCAAGTTCGACGGCAAGCTGCCGGTCAAGGGCGAGTTGACCGCCGAGGACGAGGCGCTGCGCCAGACCGTTCTGAAAGCCACCGCCGGCATGGGCGAATGGATCGATCTGGCCGATATTCCGGCACGGACGCAGGCGATCATCACCGCGGCGGCCGAGCTGAACGAATATATCGACAAGCAGGCGCCCTGGTCGCTCTTCAAGAACGAGGACACCAGGGAGCGCAGCAAGACGGTCGTCTATGTCGCGCTCGACTGCCTGCGCATCGTGATGGAAGCCCTTCAGCAAGTGATCCCTGCCTCCGCGGGCAAGGCACTCGCCACGCTGAATGTCACCGAGGTTGCCAGACCATGGAAGCCGGAACTCGACCGTCTGCCTGGCGGCACTGAACTCGGCGACATCCAGCCGCTGTTCCCGCGCGTTCAGTAG
- a CDS encoding barstar family protein: MTLIQVDLSSVCSMKDFHDKVHIALDFPYYYGRNLDAFWDCLTDLPTTTCVEFLGVDSLPLSLQQEVNRYRELLQEFQGTGRKGI; the protein is encoded by the coding sequence ATGACATTGATACAGGTGGATCTCTCGAGCGTCTGCTCGATGAAGGACTTTCACGACAAGGTTCATATAGCCCTTGATTTTCCTTACTATTATGGCCGCAACCTCGACGCTTTCTGGGACTGTCTAACCGACCTGCCAACGACAACATGTGTCGAGTTTCTTGGGGTAGACAGCCTCCCGCTGTCACTTCAACAGGAAGTCAATCGATACCGAGAACTCCTGCAGGAGTTTCAAGGCACGGGGCGGAAGGGCATCTGA